A window of the Pseudomonadota bacterium genome harbors these coding sequences:
- a CDS encoding DUF1244 domain-containing protein, whose protein sequence is MDDQTRIELEAAAFRGLTAYLRKRTDVQNIDLMNLAGFCRNCLSKWYLAAAKERGVELSFDEAREVVYGMTYDEWKENYQTETTPEKVEKFKAEADKHAF, encoded by the coding sequence ATGGACGATCAGACACGGATAGAACTGGAAGCGGCGGCGTTTCGCGGTCTCACCGCATATTTGCGCAAGCGTACCGATGTACAGAATATCGACCTGATGAACTTGGCCGGCTTTTGCCGCAATTGCCTTTCCAAATGGTATTTGGCGGCGGCCAAGGAGCGCGGCGTTGAGCTGTCCTTCGATGAAGCGCGCGAGGTCGTCTACGGCATGACATATGACGAATGGAAAGAAAATTATCAGACTGAGACGACGCCAGAAAAAGTAGAAAAATTCAAAGCCGAGGCCGACAAACACGCGTTTTGA